The Limanda limanda chromosome 13, fLimLim1.1, whole genome shotgun sequence genome has a window encoding:
- the LOC133018241 gene encoding gastrula zinc finger protein XlCGF48.2 produces MALCEAFQSRLASVLEQLAQEAVLEISRLWEDGVALVQVELRRRQSEIEALNTKLMLMENERLTVLSQTTHMSSSSSSSSSSASSSSSSSRREQHNKLLLPTGEGPIADSVQALCPDPVVRENHTPPPPPPPAPPAQTEEMQCEQPRPYLCQRDDMDDMDDEDLMVKLEDEDDVQIVEQIEDSDHSVSDGAGHQETDPNPQPAEVLEEPENQPWTSVTVADSDSAEDSDCLFEPKQLSQNLDSELLLIQNALDIFDNSAETAYSDRFLRDNGQGASSKSRTPLTFSQPPLSQPREAINLPERGVSIRFLSEKQQQTKHVSGFNSDSRLFLLNDPEFHKTMASRRIKEKWFICPFCGKSFDRISHLEIHQRIHTGEKPYTCDICGKCFSQRSNLRTHQRTHKETLSQNAI; encoded by the exons ATGGCTCTCTGTGAGGCGTTCCAGAGCAGGCTGGCCTCGGTGCTGGAGCAGCTCGCCCAGGAGGCCGTGCTGGAGATCAGCCGGCTGTGGGAGGACGGCGTCGCCCTGGTGCAGGTCGAGCTGCGCCGCAGACAGAGCGAGATCGAAGCCCTGAACACGAAGCTGATGCTGATGGAAAACGAGCGACTGACTGTGTTGAGTCAGACCACACatatgtcctcctcctcttcctcctcatcatcatcagcatcttcttcttcttcttcctccaggaGAGAGCAGcacaacaaactgctgctgcccACAGGTGAAG GGCCTATTGCAGATTCAGTCCAGGCCTTGTGTCCTGATCCGGTTGTCAGAGAGAatcacactcctcctcctcctcctccacctgcaccaCCTGCTCAGACGGAGGAGATGCAGTGTGAGCAGCCCCGGCCTTACCTCTGTCAAAGGGACGACATGGACGACATGGACGACGAGGATTTAATGGTCAAgctggaggacgaggacgatGTCCAGATTGTGGAACAGATAGAGGACTCTGATCACAGCGTTAGCGACGGAGCCGGTCACCAGGAGACGGATCCTAACCCCCAACCTGCCGAGGTCCTGGAGGAGCCGGAGAACCAGCCGTGGACGTCCGTGACGGTGGCCGACAGCGACTCTGCCGAGGACTCGGACTGCCTCTTCGAACCCAAGCAGCTCTCGCAAAACCTGGACTCGGAACTCCTACTCATTCAGAATGCCTTGGACATCTTTGATAACTCGGCAGAGACGGCGTATTCGGACAGGTTCCTGAGGGACAACGGACAAGGTGCATCGAGCAAATCCAGGACTCCTCTGACTTTCAGCCAACCTCCGCTCAGTCAACCTCGAGAAGCCATAAATCTCCCGGAAAGAGGAGTGTCCATCAGATTCCTctcagagaaacaacaacagactaAACACGTGTCGGGTTTTAACTCTGACAGCCGCTTGTTCCTCTTGAATGACCCCGAGTTCCATAAAACTATGGCGAGTCGCCGCATTAAGGAGAAATGGTTCATCTGCCCATTCTGCGGAAAGAGCTTCGACCGTATCAGCCACCTGGAGATTCACCAGCGGATTCACACGGGGGAGAAACCCTACACGTGTGATATATGTGGCAAGTGCTTTTCCCAGAGGAGCAACCTTCGCACTCATCAGCGGACTCACAAAGAAACTTTATCCCAAAACGCAATTTGA